One window of Luteolibacter sp. Y139 genomic DNA carries:
- a CDS encoding ATP-binding protein, which produces MSADLASSSLRCACGEPVDATLLEIRKFFPSLSPDLCSGCYEVAERESAERALLEAERAEMRERRARLEAAVPPEMLGTRVDHAAFNGALWERVREWRPACGRWLLITGLPGRCKTRVVALLAKELILNDGVRVVWTSAIELQAAVEDMRSQNYAVVDAARTNLREWKHAAVLVLDDLGKNTWTPSLEARLFELIDFRKTRLLPTIVTANTALPELLRTKQVGTERGGPIIGRILEASRGWNVEAGEVGRSC; this is translated from the coding sequence ATGAGTGCTGACCTTGCTTCTTCTTCCCTTCGCTGTGCTTGTGGTGAGCCGGTGGATGCGACGTTGTTGGAGATCCGGAAGTTCTTTCCGTCGTTGTCGCCGGATCTTTGCTCGGGGTGCTATGAGGTGGCGGAGCGGGAGTCGGCGGAGCGGGCGCTGTTAGAGGCGGAGCGGGCGGAGATGCGGGAGCGGCGGGCGAGGCTGGAGGCGGCGGTGCCGCCGGAGATGCTGGGGACGCGGGTGGATCATGCGGCATTCAATGGGGCGCTGTGGGAGCGGGTGCGGGAGTGGCGGCCGGCTTGTGGGCGGTGGCTCCTGATCACGGGGTTGCCAGGGCGGTGCAAGACGCGGGTGGTGGCGCTGCTGGCGAAGGAGCTGATTTTGAACGATGGCGTGCGGGTGGTGTGGACGAGCGCGATCGAGCTGCAGGCGGCGGTGGAGGACATGCGGAGCCAGAATTATGCGGTGGTGGATGCGGCGCGGACGAACCTGCGGGAGTGGAAGCATGCGGCAGTGCTGGTGCTGGATGACCTGGGGAAGAACACGTGGACGCCATCGCTGGAGGCGCGGCTTTTCGAACTGATCGATTTCCGGAAGACGCGGCTGCTGCCGACGATCGTGACGGCGAATACGGCGCTGCCGGAGCTGCTGCGGACGAAGCAGGTGGGGACGGAGCGGGGCGGGCCGATCATCGGGCGGATCCTGGAGGCGAGCCGGGGGTGGAATGTGGAGGCGGGGGAGGTGGGGAGGAGTTGCTAG